GCCCGCTCTTCGCCATCGCCACGCCGGCGCTGCTCGATGAGGCGCTGCGCCGCGCCAGCGTTGACTCGCTGACGCGCGCGGCCGCGCATTCGGTCGAGCGCATCCTGCCGCATCTGTGCGTGCGGCGCGCTTTGGCGAGCGGCGCGCCGGTGGGGTTCATTCTGGCGGCAGCCTGGGCGGCGCCGGCGTCGCAGGCGGGCCTGGCCACGGCCTCGCTGCTGGCGCTCGCCTTTCTCGGCAGCGTGCTGCTGCGCATCTACGCCTGCGCGCATGGCCCCGCGGCGGAGGAGCGCGCGCCTTCTCTCGCGGAGGCGGACCTGCCGGTCTATTCGGTCATCGTCGCGCTCTACCGTGAGGCGCCGGTCGCGCGCCAGCTCGCGAAAGCCATGGCGGCGCTGGATTATCCGGTATTATGTAGCAGCTACACCTTAGCCTATCTACCTGAATTGTCGAGCTTATGCCATGGTTAGGCATGGCCGATCCTCATATCCTCTCCACCCTCCGCTCCAAGCGCGACCAGATGGAAGGCGCCATCCGCGCCTATGAGAAGAAGATAGAGACGCTTCGCCGGGACCTCGCCCACGTCAACGCGACTCTCCGCTTATTCGAGCTGAACGGAGAGCATGAGGTCTTCCCGGTCCACATGGATCTAACCCGCCTCTTCAAGCGCGGTGAGATCCACAAGATTTGCCAGATGGCCCTAGCCGAGGCTCCCGAGGGGCTGGACACGCGAGAGCTATCGCTCGCGGTCATCCAAGCCAAGGGTATGGACGAAAGCGACGCAGTACTCCGCATAGCGATCAATTACCGGATCGTTCAAGCCATGCGAATGCAGGAGAAGCGCGGGCGCGTCATTGGGGTGGGGAAGCGGAAGGGCGTTAGGGTCTGGCGGAACGGGCAATCGTAAGCGTAGCGGTGGCTTGCGCGGGAGCATGGTTTGGAGGGCGGAGTTGTTCGCATATATGACGGCGGACCTACTCAACCAAATGGTCGAGCACTTTATTGTAGTAATCAGTTGAAATAGCAGAAATATACGCCTCTGGAATCTTGAGCCTTACAGCTACATCGTACGGTGACATTGCCCCTTGCCTAAGCATTTCAACAAATGGATCTCGCAAGCGCTTGGGGGCCAAGCATAGTAGAGCCATCCACTGAGCTCTTATTTCTGATTGATACATTGGCGACGCATCAGATGACAAAGGCGTTGACTCAAGTTCTTCCATCAGAGTCAAAAATTTCTCTCTGCCATCGACCCTCTCTTCAGGAGAGTCGAAGACATGCATAAGCTCTTTGCAGCATACGAATCTCCGCCAACACCTATTCATTGGTCTATGATAACGGATGTTGGCTACCCTATACGTTTCACCGTATGGGCTTGATCGGTCTTTATCAAACCTGATGTGGCCGAAAGATATCGTTGGGTCTAGGTCGACTGCCCAGAAATTAACCTCACCGATGTCGGAATGGCGCGCGACGATTTGGGAGGCCAACGCTTTTACGGATACGACCGTAGCCGATTCGCTATCGGCAATTTTGTAGAGATCAGAAAAAAGCAGCATCGATCAGCCAGCTCCAGACAGAAGCCTAGCTGGCTAACCGATTCTCGTCAGGCGGTCAAATCGCCGTCAATATCGAGCACAAGAGTAGCCTCCTTCGCTTCCACTTGCGCATCAGCGCGTAGGAGCTGATCGGCTAACTGCTCTCCTGTGACGTGGCGGTTCAATGTGAAAAACTTGACATTCCCGACGCGAGCAGCGTCATTAGCGGGGAACAGGATTCCTGCCGCTCGATCAAGTTGCGATCTCATGTCCACCCTCCTTTCCCAACACAAGAGAAAGCCGCCATGACGCACATAGGGAGCGCGCTGGGCGACAAATCAGACAACTAGTGGGTTAAACCCCACTTTCAAGGCCGATGTCAACCTATAGCTACGGCTACGTAGCTCGGATTGTGGGCACGGGTTGATCATTCACGATGCGGATTAACGAAACATGAATGGCGTCAATCTATGGCGGGGCGCTGCCAATACCCCTTCCACTGGCGCGACACAGGATGCGCTAGCGCCGCTGACGCCATCATAAGATATTGCTCGCCATTCGAAACGCGGCGGTGATCTTCGCGCCACGCCATCTCGCGAGCGTAGGCAGAGAGATACCGGCCGGCGATGTGGTGGTGCGTTCCGATTTCGGCGCGACGCAGACGAGAGAAGAAGCTCTCCGCTTGGTTCGTGCAAGCGCCATCCTCGGAATAGGAGTGCTCATGATTGATGCGCTTCGTCAGGTAGAGCGCGTGGAGCCGATCCCAATGAAGGGCCTCGTCAGCATGAACGGTCGCGCCGGCGGCAACTCGGCCGGCAATCGTTGAAACCGACTCGGCTTCGCTCTTGAAGACGAAGGGGAGTGTGCGGCCGTTGCGCTCGCGCATGATGACGACGCACTGGCGCTTGCCGTTCTGGTTCACAGCAAGGCGACGGTCGCGGCGGTTCTCTTTGTGATTGGTCGGCTTCACGTAACCGCCGAAATAGGCGCCATCGATTTCGACATCGCCAGTGGCTTTCATGCCTTCGACCTCGGCCGCAAGCGCCTCGCGGATTTTATGAGCAAGAACGAAAGCGGTCTTGTACTGGACGTCGAGGTCACGGGAGAGCTGAAGCGCGCTGTGGCCCTTCGCGCCATTCGCGAAGATGGCAATCGCCATGAGGTAGTCGCGAACCGGGAGCTTGCGGTTGGCGAAGATGGTCCCGGACGTGACAGAGAACTGGCTATCGCATCCTTTGCATTTGAAGATAGGGCGGGACTTGTAGGAGTAGACGGCAACGCAGCCGCAGGAAGGGCAAACCGGGTCGCCGCTGGTGGAAGCCCAACGGATTTCCCGGAAGGCGCCGCGGGCCTCGTCGTCGCTCATACGCGCGACCTTCGTCAGCGAGAGCGTGCGAGCGGCGGAGGAGAGGAGGAAGTGCTGCGCCATGTCCTGAGGTCCAACGTTTTGCGTTGACCTCACTGATAAGTGACGAAAGCGATGGCGTCAACACAAAGTGATGACCTTGACGCTTTTTATTGCCGTCGCTATCTTCCTGGCATGACTCCTGGGCAGTGCCGCGCAGCGCGCGCTTTTCTTGATATTTCGCAACCCGAGCTTGCAAGCGCTGCAAGCGTCGGAGTTTCGACTGTTCGAGATTTTGAAGCCGGGCGGCGTCAGCCGATGGCGAACAACCTAAAGGCAATTCAAGCTGAACTTGAACGCCGCGGGGTTCGGTTCGTGGGCGAGGCCGATAGCAAGACATGCGGCGTCCTTTTCGGTGAGTCTGGCAAAAGCGCTACGGCGCAAGACTGATTCCGTTTAGAAGATTTGGTGGAGGTGGGGGGAGTCGAACCCCACTTGGAAGCCTGCAAACGCTTCCTTGGCCCGGCCATCCGCCCCCTTCCCATCCGAGAGTGACCGCTTGCGCGCCGGATTCTCATGATGACCGAACATGAGTATCCGTAAGCCAACCTCGGCGCGCGGTGCGCGGCCGCACGCTCAGAACGATTCCAGAACATTTTTCCATCCGACGACTGCGCCGATCACTCGTAAT
The sequence above is a segment of the Methylosinus trichosporium OB3b genome. Coding sequences within it:
- a CDS encoding IS1595 family transposase; this encodes MAQHFLLSSAARTLSLTKVARMSDDEARGAFREIRWASTSGDPVCPSCGCVAVYSYKSRPIFKCKGCDSQFSVTSGTIFANRKLPVRDYLMAIAIFANGAKGHSALQLSRDLDVQYKTAFVLAHKIREALAAEVEGMKATGDVEIDGAYFGGYVKPTNHKENRRDRRLAVNQNGKRQCVVIMRERNGRTLPFVFKSEAESVSTIAGRVAAGATVHADEALHWDRLHALYLTKRINHEHSYSEDGACTNQAESFFSRLRRAEIGTHHHIAGRYLSAYAREMAWREDHRRVSNGEQYLMMASAALAHPVSRQWKGYWQRPAID
- a CDS encoding helix-turn-helix domain-containing protein, whose protein sequence is MTPGQCRAARAFLDISQPELASAASVGVSTVRDFEAGRRQPMANNLKAIQAELERRGVRFVGEADSKTCGVLFGESGKSATAQD